The genome window AGAAGAgaaaaagattaaaaaaaaaaatatatatatatatatatatcttacacTTCCTAAATAAAAATGGATGGAATAAATAGCTTAGTTGATAGAATGAAATGTGTCAGGAGAAACTCACAGAGGGAGTAATGTGTGGGTGCTTGGGTGGTGATGCCACATTTACAGGGGCATCACCACCCAAGGGGCAGGGAGAGTCTGGGTTGGCAGGTCTCCTGGGAGGGATAAACAGAGGCGCAAGATTAGTGACAAGGACTGGGACTGACAGGAGACTGGATATCTCAACAACCTGTTTGGAGGCAAGTATGACTGACTGATTAGAACTGAAATAGTGTCTGCATTCTGCAACATGGTGCTTTCTTTAAAGGGAAATGTCAAAAGAATGTAGCTTCATATTCATCACcacaacatatgtgaaaatggcacgtttctatgttttgtagtaaaaaaagatgagggagataagtgtttccaatgacatcaatgagcatcatgtgattttaaccaattatgagaAGGCATTTCCTACTAATTGTctaattggttgatgatgtcattggaaacacttatcttcctctcttttttactacaaaacagaaatgcaccattttcacatatgttgatgttggggtggtgctggagatcaaCATTAAGTTGAACATTTTAGAAATGTCCCTTTAAGTGCTTCCAAACGTGACAATGTCCAGCATTAACAGACAGTCATGGCTCTCTTGCTCACCGGCCGATGGTGATGGGGAAGAAGGGAGTGCTCTTGGCACAGCGCTGCTCCTCTGCAGTGATTGCCGTCTCTAGAGACAGACACATGCTGTGGCCCTCGTCAGACAGCTTCACGTACAGCCTGCTCTCTGGGCTGAGGCCACTCAGACCCACCTCTCCCTTCACTGTGTACGACTTCCCACTCTTCTCCACCACACGGACCAGCTCTGACGTCTTGTGGGTTTTTGCTCCTGTCACAGCATACAGGGGGACCACAGGTCAGGATGATTTAGTTTAACTGTGCAACAATAACGTTTCAATCTCAGAAGGAAAATACACCTTATCCTTCAACGTCATTATGTTTCATATAATTAATGCTTTCTACATGATCCTCACCATCGTAGAAGCACATCTCCAGGTCTGCATTGGGGGAGTTCTCCATCAGCATACACTTGCCATACTTGGTATAGAGGGTGACTTTGGGAGTCTTGGATTTCACCAGCTGCACAAACTTGGAGGCATACTGGTATTTCTTCCAGTACTTCTCTATTGAGGACAAACAGAGGACAAAGGTTAGTTGAAATCAGATTTCCAACACATTTATCGAATTGTGGTTTTACATcttttgtattttacccccttttcgatcttgtctcatcgctgcaactctccaacgggctcgggagaggcatgcgtcctccgaaacatgacccgcctaaccgcgctccttaacacccgccagcttaacccagaagccagccgcaccaatgtgtcggaggaaacacagttcaactGGAGACCGGGGTCAGCCCGCAGgccccgccacaaggagtcactagagcacgatgagccaagtaaagcctcacctgccaaaccctcccccaacccggacgacgctgggccaattgtgcgccgtcctatgggactcccggccaaggccggttgtggcacagcccaggaatgaacccgggtctgtagtaatgGATCTAGCACTGCatacgatgcagtgccttaaactggTCTGCCACTCGGGAGACCCCAAATTGTGGTTTTTAAATCATGTCACTGCGAGACGTCACTGTTTGGTATTGAGGTGTACCCGGTAGGTCCTCATAGCTGCAGATCAAGATGTCTTCAGGGGGAGCAGGGGGGCGGTCTAGCACAGGAAAACCCTTCCCCTCATTGGGCTGGTAAATAGTGACCTACAAGATCATGGTCAAAGGGTGACATTAGTGTTTTGCCATTATTTCACAGACATACCATGATACATCTTCTCTGAAGGTTATGAAGTGTTGTGTTTTTCCTGAAACTCACCATCAAACCATCACAGGATATCCTGAGGACCTCTTTGCCCCTCTCCTGGGGGCCCTGGCCCTTGAGCAGCTCCATACACACCTCTCCTGTATCCAGAATGCTCACCTGGGGAGAAGGAGACAGAAACTACAGGTGTAGGGCAGGCAGACATAGCACTGTCATTGAAAGCAGATCAATTGAATAGACAGGGGGATAACTAGGGTGTATGTCTGTCTTACCACAGCGTTTTTAGTCTTCTGTCTGATGCATTTCAGTCTTGAGGCACACAAAGGAGGGAGCACATTTCTCAGGGACTTTTTCTCCTTTTCTACACTTGGTTTGGACAGACTCTGCAGCTCTTCCCCATGACCGGGTTGCCCATTCTCCCTGTAGGAATCAGTGTttgaggtgtggtggaggtggtgcTGGTTGTGGTGGAGGTGAGGACTGGTGCCTCTGCCTGCCGGTTTGTCACTCCAGGTGTTGTGTACACCTAGAGGCTCCCTGCCACTATGGAAACTGCCACTGCTGCTGTGAGAGGTGACATCCGTGGGCCTCGGAAACGGGCCTGGTGAGGCAGGATGAACAAACAATGCGGTCAAGCTTGTGAGAAAAATCTTGATTTTAGAGCTTTTAAATCTTTACATTGGGATATAAGATTAAGATACAGCAAAGAAACAAGTAGGTGTACTATACCTTCTTTACTGAGCCAATTCTGTACACCTTCTGACTCTTGTAACTGCAGGTTTAGTGGATGTGGTGGCTGTATGGAATATGAACATCCTGAGCTGAGGAAATAAAGGGGTACATACATGTATCAGTTAGTCAGACAGACGCAGCCAtcttaataaaaaaaattacattctATTAATTACATCACACTGGAGTCACATCTTACCTGGCTGTCTGTTTGACAGGCACTGATGGGAGCCTTCCATGCTCTGCGAAGGGTTGTGGAGTGTCCTTGTAGCTGGAGGACATGGGAAAGGCCCGTCTCTCCAACCCAGTCAGCATCTCCTCAGAGTGGCATCTCTCCAGCTCTGCCTGCCCCATCCCCTGGGCTGGAATGACAGAGGAGCTAGACCGGTCTGAGGAGTGAGTCCTCCGTAGGTACCGGGAGTGAGGCCGTCCACTCTCCCCGCCCAGAACTGCCCTGCTCCTCCCTACTCTGTCGGAGTGCTGCTGCCACTGCTCAACCCCCTCAAAGCAGGCGCTGCTTGGCGGCCGGGGCAGTGTGGGGATAGGTGCCATGCGGTTGGGCAGGGCAGGTCCGATCACATGCCTGGCTGCTCTCCTCTGGAGACGGCTGCTGCCTGAGGTGGATGAAGTGCAGGCTGTAGAGATGGTGGCGATGCCGCTGTCCATGGAGCCTGGCTCACCAAGGCTCAGCTCCTTGGTCCTGGCAAGCAGGCTTTGGGTCATGAAGGGGTGGTCCAGCACAGCAGACAGGCTGGGCCGCTGCGCAGGGTCCTTCCTCAGCAGCTGGCGGATCAGGTCCTGGGCCTCCTGGGACACATGGCTGGGCATGTCATACTCCCCCAGAACCACCTTGTTGAGGGTGTGCTTCACCGTGTCTGTGTCAAATGGGGGCCGGCCCATCAGGAAGGCGTAGAACATGCAGCCCAGAGACCAGACATCAGACTCCAGGCCGTGGGCACTGTGGGTGGCCACCTCTGGGGAGATGTAGTTGGGTGTGCCACACATGGTGAAGTGCTTCTCGCTGGGGAGCTTCAGCTGGGTGGCCAGGCCAAAGTCAGCTATTTTAAGGTTCATATTGCTCGTTAGCAGCAGGTTGGACAAGGTCAGGTCCCGATGCATGATGCCATGTGTATGCAAGTACAGCATACCTTTCACTATTTGATGCATGAAGTgctgtgctgtaacgtgaaaaAAACCCAAATGAAAACAACTGTTATAAAAGGAAATGAGGACAAGTGTCAAGACATGTTAAAGTAGATTTCATATGTTACTGATGCACtctagggttgggcggtatccagattgtcataccgTTTCAGTACCATACCAGGGTAGGGCTGGGCAATATATCAAATTCATTTGATTAATTCTAATTTATGTTTTTGAGCaatattccaaatgcctgaattGTAGAATCAAGTTTttttgtaaatacatttttttatcagCGTTTATGTCCACTTTTTGGTCTTGTCTCGTTCGCTCCATCTGTgctgtgcaccttcccatttacaccagagattagtgtatataatgacgagatgctcgtGTTTCCGCCCTAACAATGAGAGGCGTtttcccaaaggcgggaaggcaggcgacaagcttagcaTAGAAACGCACTGGGCTTATTTTTGACAGATTCTGGtgagtgaaacctctcgcttctcctctttctcccaagcccctccccctaccactcacaacaaagatgagagatcacttcttcctctctgacaaaacggtttcaactcgctatttgcatttgaggttgggtccaacagaatcggtcatatggacaccgaaacacacagagacataattttactgtaatagaggagaAGTTAACCTTTCAAACCATACCATGTTTATGTTTCAACTCCTCAAATTTTGAGCAGAGCAGACACTAATAAAACATATGTACCAATGAACAATCATTCTGGAAAATGTATGCTCAGTTTGTCGCGCGTGATCCAAattggctaaacttgaaatataaatattagctggctactcactagcacaTGGGCTTGTGCTTGAGCGATTGTTTATGAGACTGGTGTTAATTTTCTATTATTCCTGCcacattattagtgaatgtgcattatgcatggttctggtaAAATGTTTACAAAAATTGCATTTTTATAGACAGACCTGAAAGCCAGACgaattataatatttttttcaaagttattagtgggtcttatggttgtggaaggaaTATATTCAGCCTAGGTATAATTACACAAGctctgaattcattagattattgctgactgttttaAAATGCAGTGGGTTTGAACTTTAAATTGTACAACAGCTTATTTAAAGAAGAAATAGAGATGTTTTAGggcatatcacccagccctaaacCGGGGGATAGGGTATTACCGAATGTGCACACAAGGGGCAATTTTGTTTTTtaattatgtaaaaaaaaaggaTTTTTTAAAGAGCTTGGCGCACAAAACAatttaggcaacagggatcttgatccaggagggaattgaatgtctctgctgtaaccaagaagcttgatctggacatctagccacttagctgTATATAATCAATTTTACAcatcttacatgctgaccacaccgctcgcgttgcaaaataaatgtaaacatacatgttattcaattattgcactcaCACTGCTCGCGTGCGCAAACGCGCTAAATGCgttgccaagcgctaaaatagaagtcagttctatttgtgacgctgaacgcggtgcaagtcctgcctctcccatctcctcgttggtttatagaagcagatacccacatgccatctcctcattggttatacccacgtgggtgattgaaagaggaactgagtttggTCGGTCGTCATGGTAACTAAGaaagttagatgccaatcaccatataaagtccaaagaagaaaaagcctgggaggaggagagatgactagaaacaattcggttgaccgttttatgtgtggatcaattgtcggagtagaggaccttgtctATAGAGGACCGTTTATACCCCGGTAAATGAGACTGACCATCATCCTCTGAGAAGGGCATCTTCCTGTCTTTCAGGTATCGACTCATCTCTCCATTATGGCACATCTCCAACACCAAGTACACATAGTTACTGTCTTCAAAGTAGTTGTACAGCTGCAAAATAGCAAAATTACAAGCCGAAATGTTATATCAGGGTTAACACAGTTATGTAAATTAGTAAATAAGACCTTATTAAAGTAGCACCAATTTCAGCACGACAATGATCAGATATACCAAAACACGTCCAACAAAGTTCAACCATGCTTACCTCTAGTATTGATGGATGCTTCAATCGACACTGAATCTCCACTTCGTTATTCACGCGCTGGACCATACCAGATTTGTGCATGGCTTTTTTGTCAATCTGAACAGAGAGGGGAATGATAGAGATAATTATACAGtgagcattataatacactgcttTAGTCTTGTGGTAAACAAACGATCGGTCTTCCACAAAGAGAGTGAGAGCTATCCAGAAACAGAACAGACTGTCTAGACTTCCAACAGTCCACAGGTGACCCCTGGGAGGGGGGCTTAGGAAAAATACAAGACTCTGCTAAACACCACCTGGTAGtgagatggtgatgatgagtggATAAGTCTTCACTGTGTAGGCAGTCAATATTTCTAAACCGGTGATTTGTTTGCTTGCACTTGACAAAAAACACTTTGTGCTGATGAGTTCTTACGTGTTTTTACCATATGACACAGGAACAGCATGAAACAAGCTTACATCATAAAACTAATTGGATGTGGACTGTATAGCAACTTTAAAAAATGGTAAGTTCTTACCATTTTGATCGCCACCTCCAAGCCAGTGTTCACTGACTTTGCCCGGTAAACACATGCAAAGGAGCCTTTACCAAGGAGGGTGAGAACATTGAAATCCTGAAAAAGAGAATGAAAACATTCACATATATGCAATATATTCATCCAAAATCAATAAGCTAATATTTACATTACAACAAATAGGACTAGAATAGGTCCTATAGCTAGGCCTATGTCCAACAAATGGATTTGCCTGTAAGCTGTTTTTGACAGAGGATGATTCTGATGTGATACCTCAATCTTTAGCTCCCCAGCTGTAAATACGATTCTCTCCTCATCTTCACTGACTTTGCAATTAGTTGTCAGgttttgaaataaataattaaaaactTTGTCGAACATCTTCTCTCTGATATGTGTCATGTAGCCGACTAGACATACAGTGACTGAGTACTAGACTACAACAACTGTGGCTAATGTTAACGTTACCATTTGGTCGTTATGGCTAGCCAACCGTCAGAAGTAAAACATCACAACACCTGTCTCTGTCATATAGCCAACCAAAACCTTTAATTATCCCGGCTCTCTTCCCGCTAATGAGCAGGCGTTGTGGTACCGGTCACCTGGCAACAATAAACAGTTGCGGTAAATCGCAGGGGACTTGTCTCAGTCAAAATAGTCAACAACAACTCGGCTGTAGTAGCCAGTGCTACTAGTTTTAGCCACCAGCTAGCTAAATAAAAGTTACTCTTCTGCGTTGCTGACTACGAATTATGCAAAGTTGGTAACGTTTGTAGACAACTGACGTTCGCTTGCTAGTTAATTGTACAGTATTAGCTGCGggttagccagctaacgttagctaggtcgACAACTCACCTCGATTTTATCGCCGATTGAAACACTCATCTTGCTTCTTATTTGTCTTCCCAATCGATACAAAATTATTATTCAAAACATGTTCATACAGGTAAACTCATCAGCGGCCATAAACGACCTTTGATAAAACAGATGAATGTTGCCCCTCCAAAACTTTCGTATTTCTTCCATTTTGAAAATATCCGCCCGTTACCCTCGTGGTCACGTGACTATATACGTCATATGGCAACAAGTACATGTTGCCTCAAGCTAAGGAGAGCTTTTCAGGAACAAAAAGCACTAGATGCCTTAAAATAACATTGGGTCCTCCTTCTGTAAAAACAACTGTCTCATCTAGTAACTTGACATTTAAAGTTGCTTTGTAGCATAATAGTCTTAAATAAGATGAAGATCATTGTGTACACTTTTTTAGCactttagtcaaatacatttatattttttatttaacctttatttaactaggcaagtcagttaagaacaaattcttatttacaatgacgctaacccggacgacgctgggccaattgtgcaccgctctatgggactcccaattacagccggttgtgatacagcctggaatcgaaccaggggtctgtagtgacacctctagcactgaggtgcattgccttagaccgctgtgcctctTGGGAATGAAATAGTACAATGTTTGTCTTAAAGACAAAtaatgcatttacattttagtcatttagcagacactcttatacataagtgagtgcatacatttatttatttatacatttattaCTCTGTCTTTAAATCTCATGACTCAAAATATAGAAATGCATGAAAATAAGTAAAGGAATAAGCATCCAGCCCATTGCTCTTCTCTCTTTGCTAACAACACTAGGAATGTATCCTCTATATACACAACTATAGGCACTGGCCAGTTTAAATTACTAAAATAATATTTACAGTATCTAGGCATACAGACATCCTTTCAAATTCATAtattaaatacaaatatatataatatgtattaTTGCATACATATTTTACTAATAGTTTAATTAGCCATAGCGATTGTTCAGACAGTAATTCTACTTATGTTCCACTACAAGGTTATGTGCAGTAAGAGTCACCTTAGAGATCTGATGCTTATGGGACTTTTGAAATGCAAACACGTATGGTTAGGAAAAACTGTTTTCAGGAGAGCCAGCATTGTTTTCATCTATATCTAATCTTACAGTTAATGACTATATAAGGTATTGTCTAACCTCTGAGGGAGGAGCACACCGTTGTAACATACTAGAGAAAGTCAAAAAAAGATCAAAAGGAAAAAAATAGAACAGGGGGACTCTGAATACAAATGCACAAAACAGCCCATTGAGTGGTGGTGGACATGGAAAAATGGTCCCGGATACACTTTGTACTGTATGTTTGGGTAGACCTTGTCAAAATGGTCTGATGGGAGCTAGAGTGCTGGTAGCAGAGCTTATTTGGCAGAGGGGCTCAGTCAATCTCCATCTCTGCTGAAGGAGGCTTTGTCTGGTTGCTACCCTTTGCCGCTCCCCTCCCGCCAGCTCCTTGCCTTGGGCTGTTATGGGCCCCGTTGCTCTTGTCATTCTCCTCTGACACATCCTCTGCTTTGGGCTTTGGCCGGTTGACAACTGGGTTGCATACTTCATCCAATTCCTAAAGTATAGGTATATGTGGAAGATAGGTGGATGCAGTATTAGTAAAATAATCAGTACCTGGTGACGATGGGCCAATAGTATGTCATATAGTCGAATCATTCACACTTAtcacacacctgtattttggaaatGATGTCTGCTACTTTGACGATTGGGTCCTGGGCGATGGTGAGTTGGCTCTGGGCATTCATCTTGCTGTTTATCCAAGCCATGCTTTCATTTAAATACTTCTCCACGTTTCTCATCTCCTCAGCATTCAGATGCTGGTAACGCTCATCCTGAGTGTAGATAGGAAACAAAACAATTAGAGATAGCACACCTCTATCTCATTAAGTAAATCACCTCGTCTATGCCCTCACAAACAAATCAATTGATAAAAATGTCACAGATGGTTTATTACATACATCCTGGGTTAaacccagacacagattaagtcaCAATAGTGTCACAATTGCTCATAAAATTACTTTACTATGACAATGACCTAACCAGCTTTGAAAAGTGTGTACAGGCCCCAGAGGACTGATAAGACTAAACAAGGAAATCAGAGGTGTCCTGAATATGGAAAAGGAAAGTAATTAGCACAATCCCAACAGAGCAgtggtgtacagtcgtggccaaaagatttgagaatgacacaaatattaattttcacaaagtctgctgcctcagtttgtatgatggaaatGTGCATTTActgcagaatgttatgaagagtgatcagatgaattgcaaagtccctctttgccatgcaaatgaactgaatccccaaaaaacatttccactgcatttcagccctgccacaaaaggaccagctgacatcatgccagtgattctctcgttaacacaggtgtgagtgttgacgaggacaaggctgaagataactctgtcatgctgattgagttcgaataacagactggaagcttcaaaaggagggtggtgcttggaatcattgttcttcctggAAACACATGTCGTCaacattgctttgcacaaaaagggtttcacaggcaaggatattgctgccagtaagattgcacctaaatcaaacatttatcggatcatcaagaacttcaaggagagcggttcaattgttgtgaagaaggcttcagggtgcccaagaaagtccagcaagcgccaggaccgtctcctaaagttgattcagctgcgggatcgaggcaggaatggcagcaggcaggtgtgagtgcatctgcatgcacagcaaggcgaagacttttgaaggatggcctggtgtcaagaagggcagcaaagaagccacttctctccaggaaaaacatcagggtcagactgatattctgcaaaaggtacagggattggactgctgaggactggggtaaagtcattttctctgatgaatcccctttccgattgtttggggcatctggaaaaaagcttgtccggagaagacaaggtgagcgttaccatcagtcctgtgtcatgccaacagtaaagcatcctgagaccattcatgtgtgggcttgcttctcagccaagggagtgggctcactcacaattttgcctaagaacacagccatgaataaagaatggtaccaacacatcctccgagagcaactactcccaaccatccaggaacagtttggtgacgaacattgccttttccagcatgatggagcaccttgccataaggcaaaagtgataactaagtggctcggggaacaaaacatagatattttgggtccataggcaggaaactccccagaccttaatcccattgagaacttgtggtcaatcctcaagatgcaggtagacaaacaaaaacccacaaattctgacaaactccaagcattgattatgcaagaatgggctgccatcagtcaggatgtggcccagaagttaattgacagcatgccagggcggattgcagaggtcttgaaaaagaagggtcaacactgcaaatattgactctttgcatcaacttcatgtaattgtcaataaaagccttgacacttatgaaatgcttgtaattatacttcagtattccatagtaacatctgacaaaaatatctaaagacactgaaacagcaaactttgtgaaaatgtatatttgtgtcattctcaaaacttttgccaCGACTGTAGTAGACCACAGAGAAATAGAGGCATTGTAAATGGACTTCATTTCACTGCATCTCACACTGAGCTTTAAaggcgctgcatggtcaatctgacGTCTGCATTGGTCATGCAGCATTTACTGTGATATggtctctgcagaagtcagggcattcatacttcttgcgcttcgcCGAGCAGtgtagagctgttgtgaaggaagttgtcaaggaagtgagtttgtgtttatacaggacctcgcgccctcacctaccgtcaaccaatcaagacaatgcggagctatacggagccctccgcattgttacaagATCTGAGGCTCACGGCGATGCGGTACTGCGTGCCTCTGGAGGCTCCGCAACTGCGTCACACCATCCATACGACGCCTCTGACCACATTTctgatcaagcataaattgtctCTTAGTGTCTTATACTGAGCTGTAATGACATCACTCCACAGAAACCATGTTCCCAATGAGGAGAGAAACCATTTCAATCATAGAATGGGTTAAATGTTTCTAAAGTGGGAGGGGGTTCGATTAATCCCGCCCGGGCGCCCGTGTAGATGTGTTATGCAATGGCTGAAAGTTGATTGCGTTAGAATTGGAACCAGGCTGCCTCCTGGGCGCAAGCCAGGTGCCCCGCTCTGTCCGACGGCGAAGTCGGCTTAAAACAAAAGTGATGTAATTAAGCAAGTGCAGTACTTAATAGGATTCTTTGTTTTCCCATGCAAAAGTGATTGTTTTTGAGAAAAACGGTTTATCTGCTTCTCAATGAAAACTAATTTGAAAAtgcaaacatttattttatggaaaagaggTGTTGTATGTTTCTGGTAGTTGCACCATactgccttgttgacaacatgaccaAGCGGAGCGTATTACTGTTCCATTTGAGAAGCGCACTCCTCCCTCCCCGCTTTCGCCTGATGACGGGCCATTGCCCAGTTCAACACGGGCAGCGTAAAATAACTCCCTCAATGCCTTTCAGTACTATCCAAAAAACTAAGACATATCAAAGATGCTCAAGGATGAAAGGATGCTGAACTATAACATAAAAAGATTCCAGTTTTTACCTTCTGTTTATAAAGCTCCACAGCCTTCATATAAAGTTGGATCTTCTTGCCCATCTCTTCAAATGCCCTCGGCCTGTCTTCCTGCTCCCTGTGCCTGTCATGAATGGGTTGGGCAAACCTCTGGAAAAGGACATCAGTCAAATAAATCACTCAAATCAAGTCACGTTCCTAAACCTTCAGGCTGTTCACATAAATGCCCCAAATACATTTGTTTATTATTCATGTTTCTTTCTCCTGATTTCAGAACTGCTATAATAGCAGACTGGTGCAGGCAGAGGCTAGATATAGAAATCCTTTATGCTAAATAAACATTAACCTTGAGATCTTCCAGCTTGTCCACATAGACCTGTTTGGCTtggtcctctccctcctcataAAGCCAGTTCTCTGTGTCCTCGAGCATCAGTGTCAGACGATTACTGTCCTTTTTGAAAGGTGAGAAAGGACAAAACAGGTATCAGCAAACACATTATGTATTGCAAAGACTTTGTTCTTTGTTCTTTGATTCTTTGTTCAATGTGGCAGTATTTATTTCTTAGTTAAAAGGAAAATGTTCATCTAGGTTCTTACCTCCTCCGTGGTGTACTTCTCATAGATGCCACACAGTTTGTCCCGCAGGTCGTACACATACTCCTCCACAGCATTCTTCGCAtcattcctctctttctccagctTATCCTGGACGATCATCTGGCCctgagggacacagagaggaagagaggaagagacaaagTGAGACACGTGTAACAGAGTTAAGAACATGCCATAATCTCACTCCACAGCTAGCTTGAAATGTCACCGATGGAGCTATCCAATGGGTACCTTTTGTATAGCTCAAATGGTTAGTATCTTTTCAAGGAGGGCTGTCACGTGTGCTGCGAAGCAGAGGATCACTGGTTCAAGCCCGGTATGGGGACAGGGACAGTGAAGGAAGCTAAACTGTTAGCAGCACACTGACGTCGGCAACAATGAGAGCCAAAATCAGCCTTCCGCTTCCTCTAATACCCACTCCCAGGCGGCCACACAGAAATATAGGGCACGTTAGCTACATCATCTGCCAGTTTTGTAGAAGTGTACAACATAGATAAAACATGAATGGGACAACTAATGCAGAACATGCCTTTACAGTTCCAAAGCTGCAGATGATTCATCTTCCTACAGAAACCCTTACTACTTGTGTTTTATGTCTTTGAACTAAACAAGGCAGGTAAGTTTTACA of Salmo salar chromosome ssa01, Ssal_v3.1, whole genome shotgun sequence contains these proteins:
- the LOC106597351 gene encoding serine/threonine-protein kinase PLK4 isoform X2; this encodes MSVSIGDKIEDFNVLTLLGKGSFACVYRAKSVNTGLEVAIKMIDKKAMHKSGMVQRVNNEVEIQCRLKHPSILELYNYFEDSNYVYLVLEMCHNGEMSRYLKDRKMPFSEDDAQHFMHQIVKGMLYLHTHGIMHRDLTLSNLLLTSNMNLKIADFGLATQLKLPSEKHFTMCGTPNYISPEVATHSAHGLESDVWSLGCMFYAFLMGRPPFDTDTVKHTLNKVVLGEYDMPSHVSQEAQDLIRQLLRKDPAQRPSLSAVLDHPFMTQSLLARTKELSLGEPGSMDSGIATISTACTSSTSGSSRLQRRAARHVIGPALPNRMAPIPTLPRPPSSACFEGVEQWQQHSDRVGRSRAVLGGESGRPHSRYLRRTHSSDRSSSSVIPAQGMGQAELERCHSEEMLTGLERRAFPMSSSYKDTPQPFAEHGRLPSVPVKQTASSGCSYSIQPPHPLNLQLQESEGVQNWLSKEGPFPRPTDVTSHSSSGSFHSGREPLGVHNTWSDKPAGRGTSPHLHHNQHHLHHTSNTDSYRENGQPGHGEELQSLSKPSVEKEKKSLRNVLPPLCASRLKCIRQKTKNAVVSILDTGEVCMELLKGQGPQERGKEVLRISCDGLMVTIYQPNEGKGFPVLDRPPAPPEDILICSYEDLPEKYWKKYQYASKFVQLVKSKTPKVTLYTKYGKCMLMENSPNADLEMCFYDGAKTHKTSELVRVVEKSGKSYTVKGEVGLSGLSPESRLYVKLSDEGHSMCLSLETAITAEEQRCAKSTPFFPITIGRRPANPDSPCPLGGDAPVNVASPPKHPHITPSMISYDGSDFTSASVNKNCSPLSVKQDHTTNTGKVLKSVFVPNIGWASQLTSGEVWVQFNDGSQLVVQAGVSCITYTSPEGRTTRYKENEKLPELVKEKLHCLSTILGLLASPAARR
- the LOC106597351 gene encoding serine/threonine-protein kinase PLK4 isoform X1 → MTHIREKMFDKVFNYLFQNLTTNCKVSEDEERIVFTAGELKIEDFNVLTLLGKGSFACVYRAKSVNTGLEVAIKMIDKKAMHKSGMVQRVNNEVEIQCRLKHPSILELYNYFEDSNYVYLVLEMCHNGEMSRYLKDRKMPFSEDDAQHFMHQIVKGMLYLHTHGIMHRDLTLSNLLLTSNMNLKIADFGLATQLKLPSEKHFTMCGTPNYISPEVATHSAHGLESDVWSLGCMFYAFLMGRPPFDTDTVKHTLNKVVLGEYDMPSHVSQEAQDLIRQLLRKDPAQRPSLSAVLDHPFMTQSLLARTKELSLGEPGSMDSGIATISTACTSSTSGSSRLQRRAARHVIGPALPNRMAPIPTLPRPPSSACFEGVEQWQQHSDRVGRSRAVLGGESGRPHSRYLRRTHSSDRSSSSVIPAQGMGQAELERCHSEEMLTGLERRAFPMSSSYKDTPQPFAEHGRLPSVPVKQTASSGCSYSIQPPHPLNLQLQESEGVQNWLSKEGPFPRPTDVTSHSSSGSFHSGREPLGVHNTWSDKPAGRGTSPHLHHNQHHLHHTSNTDSYRENGQPGHGEELQSLSKPSVEKEKKSLRNVLPPLCASRLKCIRQKTKNAVVSILDTGEVCMELLKGQGPQERGKEVLRISCDGLMVTIYQPNEGKGFPVLDRPPAPPEDILICSYEDLPEKYWKKYQYASKFVQLVKSKTPKVTLYTKYGKCMLMENSPNADLEMCFYDGAKTHKTSELVRVVEKSGKSYTVKGEVGLSGLSPESRLYVKLSDEGHSMCLSLETAITAEEQRCAKSTPFFPITIGRRPANPDSPCPLGGDAPVNVASPPKHPHITPSMISYDGSDFTSASVNKNCSPLSVKQDHTTNTGKVLKSVFVPNIGWASQLTSGEVWVQFNDGSQLVVQAGVSCITYTSPEGRTTRYKENEKLPELVKEKLHCLSTILGLLASPAARR